CTCGGACTTCCGCTTAACCCTTGGAAGTTCGTCTGCCATTGTCGCCCACAATCTCGCTTCACTTGGGGTAAAAGTTGGATTTGTGACACGCGTTGGCCCCGATGATCTTGGGAAGCTGGCGCTTGCCAGGCTGGCCGAAAGTGGAGTCGATCTGTCGCAGGTTCAATCCGGATCTTCCGGTACCGGAGTGACCGTTCTTCTGCCTCATGGGAAAGAGCGTCATATCTTGACGTACCTGGGGACCATCGCGGAGATGACCGTAGAGGACCTTCCGATGGAATACCTACTTTCGTCCCGCCATTTTCACCTGTCCTCGTTGTATCTCCAGCGTGGCTTGCAACCCGGTCTCGCCGACTTGCTTCGCAAATTGAAGTCAGCTGGTTTAACCATCTCTCTAGATACAAATGACGATCCGGAGGATAAGTGGGCAGGTGTGCTCGATGAGATCCTTGATCTTGTTGATATTTTTCTTCCCAGTCAAGATGAGCTGATCCGTATTGCTGGAGTCTCCACCGTTGAAGAGGCATTGGAGATCGTTGGCCGTCGGGTTCGCGTGGTTGTCGTTAAGTGCGGCTCTAAAGGAGCTCTTGCGCAGGATGGAGTCATCCGGCAGCACATCCCGGGGCTTACTGTAACTCCCGTCGATACAATAGGAGCAGGGGACAGCTTTAATGCGGGCTTCCTAAGCGCTTATCTCCGCGGCGCATCGGTAAATGAAGCGGCACATATGGGTAATGTAACGGGCGCACTCTCTACACTTGCACCGGGCGGTACAGAGGCTTTCCGAGACAAAAATCTTAGAGAGCGATTTCTCTCCCAAAACAGCGGTGGAAATTTCTAAAAACATACTCAAAGCTTTTTGCCAGTATTCATTAGAGTTTTGAATTGAAATGTCTTTGTAGCATTGCCGGACCAATCTGCGACACTGGAAGCGGCTTCGACTATTGAAGCCGCGGCAGTAGTCGAAGAGCATTCTCTCGATAGACCTTCAACAAAACCTCCTCCGGTAGAAACAAGCCGTAGATGTTCCAGCGTCCTTGTCTGGAGGCATGCGAGGGATACTCAAAATACTCATCCGCTGTCTCAAGGAAACGAAAATAGAGGCGATACATTTCAGGCTCAGGCAGCAGATCTGTGCCGAACAGAATACGGTCTGCATATTTTAGGAAGAATGCGCGCGCGCTATAAGGCTGTCTTCCAAGCTCGGGAGTGCGGGCGCTGATATCGATCTGTAGATTGGGAAGAGCATCCAATTGCTCAGCTAGATACTCCAGATCTTCCCCGCTTTCCGCGCAATGCGCACCAACAAAAGTAGTAGAAGGATGCCGCGCGATGACGCGGTTACGCTGTTCAAGCAGATCACGTTTCGTGACCGGCAGTTGATGAAACCCCCAGTCAGGATGTGCAGCTAACTCTTCGTATCGTTCATTTTCGGCGTCGATCGGCTCGAAGAATGCAGTGGGATCAGAGGTGTGAAACATCACAGGGAGACCGAGCTTCCCGCACGCGTCAAAGATGGGAGAAAACCGTTCATCATCAATGCGCAATAGAATACCGTCACTGTCGCGCAATGTTAGTCCGAGGTCTTTCCAAAACTTGATTCCGCATGCGCCGTGATCGATCATCCGATGCAGCCTGTCCAGGGTTACCTGAGTAAAATCGTTGCGTTCTACACCGCTCCAATCCATCCATCCAATCGTCGAGAAGCGCGTTGGAGCAGCGGCATGATATCGGTCCATCATATCCAATGCTCTTTGACCAACCTGCATGGTGATGTTGACTACATGCTCTACACCACATTGATCCATGATGGAGAGAACGTCATGAGGGTTCATGGAGTCGAGATGATTGTGATAGTCGATCACCGGAAATCGAGCGCGTTCCACCCTATGCACCTTGCTGTTCAAAGTGGAACGTGGATGAAAATCGCTCAAACGCAGATCCACCTCTGCGGTAGCGCTTACCATGCTAACGAACTTGTCCGAGGTGCCTTCAGAACCTTTCACCATAGCCTCAATCGATTTGTATCTTTTTATTACGTTTTGTTTCGATTACACTACAACTCCAGTTGGTTCTCGTCAAGATGTTCAACGAGCCATTTCTGCCCAGAGGCACTCCTGCTGTCGTTTCAAAAAGGAATGTGAGTCTAACAAAGCTCTCTAGCGAAGAGTCCGTTATGGTGGTTCTTTGGAAGAGAGTTCTACTCAAGTCGTTACCTCAAGCCTTTCGATTCTGTCCAAATTCTCTCAAGGGAATCCATGAACCCAGCTTCTTCAGTAAAAACTAGCCCCATTTTTTACAATAGATTTCTCCTGTGTATCGCCGGGTTGGGCGGCCTGCTCTACGGAATCGATATAGGTATCATCTCCGCAGCTTTGCTCTATCTGGGCAAGACTGTTGATCTGACAGTCCGTCAGACATCGGCAATCGTCGCGGCCGTGCTCGGTGGCAGCATGCTCTCGTCGCTGATCGCCGGATTCTTCGCCGAATGGTTTGGCCGTAAGAAGATGGTTATCCTGAGCGGTCTGTTATTCGTATCGAGTGTCAGTCTCATCGTGCTCTCACATGGTTTTGTTTCTCTTCTTCTTGGGCGACTGCTGCAAGGTTTTAGCGGTGGAGTGATTGCTGTCGTGGTTCCGCTTTATCTAGCTGAATGTTTGAGCGCAAACACCAGGGGCAGGGGATCAGCGGTCTTTCAATTCATGCTCACCTTTGGCATTCTCGCTGCAGCTTTCATCGGCTGGTTTTATATCCATCAGGCTGAGGCGGCGATTCATGTAGCCGCAAATGATCCCGCGCTGGTCCGGGCGGCTGAAGACCATGCGTGGCGCGGGATGTTTCTGTCGGTCATCTACCCTGGCGTTATCTTCTTTGCCGGTGCATTCTTCCTGAGCGAAACCCCGCGTTGGCTCTTCCGTCAGGGCCGCATAGAAGAGGCGAATATCGCGCTACGGCGTGCCTCATCGGAAGCGGAATCCCAACGGGAGATGCGTGAGATGGAAGAGCTTGCGCTTGAAAACACGCAGGCTGCTACGCACACAGGGTCACTCTTGCAACGTAAATATGTCGTTCCATTCGTTCTGGCGTGTGTCATCCTGGCTTGTAATCAGGCGACGGGCATCAACTCGGTTCTCAGTTATCTGATCGTTATCCTGAAGCAGGCTGGCATGTCTGCGAATCATGCCGCGCAAGGGGATCTGGCAGTCAAGCTTCTCAACTGTGTCATGACCATTGTTGCCATTGCGCTAATCGACAGGAAGGGCAGAAAGTTTTTGCTCACTCTAGGGACAGGTGGTATTGTCCTCGCGCTATTGGCAATAGCCTTCTTCTTCTACGGATTCGAATCTCATCGCCAGGACATCACCGCCGAGGTGCAAAGGGAGGTTCGTGAAAACAGTCTGAAATTGCCTTCGAGTGATATTAAAACCTGGTCGCCTCAAGAATCGGGCGCAACGGCTCTGACGGTTCTTTATTCCTACGGCACCGGCGACAGGATGGCAACCCTGGTCAGCACTTACGCCGAAACTCTGTCGTTAGTTCCTGACCCCCGATTTCCCACGCAACAGTTGAATATCAAACGCGCCTTCTTGAGCCATGTTCCTGCAGAGCGTACCGGTTGGTTCATCACCTTCGGGCTCGCACTGTTTATTGCCTGCTTTTCCATCGGCCCGGGTGTGGTTGTCTGGCTTACCTTATCTGAGCTAATGCCGACTCGCATCCGCTCTGCGGGAATGGGCATCGCGTTGCTCCTCAATCAAGGAGTGTCCACTCTCATCGCTGGCGTGTTCCTTCCTTTGGTTTCGACGTATGGCTACTACCTGATGTTTCTGGTTTGGGCGGGCTGCACAGTCGTTTATTTCATTACCGCGGCATTTTTTCTTCCCGAAACCAAGGGAAAGACTCTCGAAGAGATCGAACGTCAGTTCGACCCGGTTCATTCACTGCTCCCATGCAGCACATCGGATAACTGATTCTTAACCATCTAAGCAGCTTTTTCTCGAAAGACGTCGTCTCCGGTATCCAGGGTTTTGTTTTGGGTCGGGATGAAGATAAAACGATCACGCTTCGAGGGCGTAGTCCCTAATAGTTCAGGCATCGTCCGCGAGTCCCGATGAATCTGGTTATGTAATCATCTGTTCACATTCTAGTACCACCACCAGTTGTAGCCTAAGTGCTGCACTCATGAATGTACTAGTCATCGAAGATGACAAGCGGATTGCGGCCCTTGTCGAACGTGCCCTGACGGAAGACGGTCACAGAGTCACTCTCACCCACGATGGTCAGGAGGGCGCCGACCGACTAATCGCAGGAAACTTCGATGCTGCACTTTTAGACATCCTGCTTCCCGGCATCGACGGATTCCAGGTTCTGCACCGAGTCCGCATGAAGCACTGCAAGACCCCCGTATTGGTCCTCACTGCAGTCGATGCCGTTCCCAAGATCCTGCACGCGTTCGATCTCGGTGCCGACGACTACCTCGTCAAGCCCTTCATCCTCGAAATCCTGCTGGCACGAGTCACCGCGATCGCACGAAGAGTCGCCAGGCCCGAACCGGTCATCGTCAGCGTCGGCGACGTCACACTCAACCCAAGCCGCCGCCTCGCAACCCGCCACGGAAAAGACATTCCCCTCACGCGCAAACAGTTCGAGCTCCTGAATCTTTTGATGGAGCGCCGCGGCCTCATCACCTCCCGCGAGCAGCTCATCGAAGCCGGTTGGGGACGCGCCTCCGAGGTCAAAGAGAATACCCTCGACGTCTACATCCACGGACTCAGAGCCAAGCTTGAGAGCCCGCTCGATCATGGCGAGCCTCTCATCCGAACCGTCCACGGCACCGGCTACATGTTTGAGGCGACCTGACCGCATGCACGCTCTCTCTGTCCGTGCGAAGTTGATGTTCCTTTACTTCCTGGTCACCTTTACCGGCCTTCTCTTGTTCGGGCTTATGAGCTTCGGCGTGCTGCAGTACACGCTGCTGCAAGCGAAGAAGACCCACCTGCAGGGCAGGGAAGACCGCCTCCTCAGCCTCCTCAGCGAAAACAACGCAAGAAAAGATCCCGTCAGCCTCGAAGAAGAACTCCGCAACTATGCGCTCGTCACCCACGAAGGAAATCTATTCGCGATCCATAACCTGGACGGCACCCCTCTCTTTCCCTCGAAGAGCATTGCTCCCGACTGGCCCTTGCCCAAAGGCGAAGACTGCGCCCACCCGGTCTTTCGCTCTGCCATCCTCGACCCCCAACCAGCCATGATGATGTGCCACATCATCCTGCTCGACGGCCACCCCGTGCGTCTTCACATCGGTGGATCGCTCGAGGAAGAGGTCGACATCCTCAAAAAATATCGCAACGCCCTGTTGCTGTTGATGCCCGGCCTGCTCATCCTGTCCTCTCTCTGCGGCTACCTCCTCAGCGGCCACGCCCTCAAACCCGTCGACCGCATGACCCGCGCCGCGTTAGGCATCGGCATCGGCAATCTCTCCGAGCGGCTTCCAGTTCCGAAGGCCAAGGACGAAATCCAACAGCTTGCCATCGCCTGGAACCAGCTCCTCGCCAGACTGGACGCCGCCGTCTCCCGCCTCAGCCAGTTCTCCGCGGACGCCTCCCATGATCTCAGAACCTCCATCACCGTCATCCTCGCCACGGCACAGCTCTCGCTTCATCGCCGCCGCTCCGAGGACGAGTACCGCGAAGATCTCGACAAGATCGTCACAGAGTGCCGCACCGCCTCCACCCTTCTCGACGCACTTCTCGCCCTCGCCCAGAGCGACAACTTCATCCACGAGGTCGCCTTCAAGGAGATCGATCTTTGCGAACTCCTGGTCAGCGGCTGCCGGCGCGTCGAAGACCTCGCCGAGTCCAGCGACATCATGCTCGACTGGTACCTTCCCCCCGAACCGGCCTTCATCCAGGGCGACGAGCTCCTGCTCCAGCGCTTACTCGGCATCCTCCTCGACAACGCCATCCGCTACACCCCGGCCCACGGCCAGATCCGCGCCGAGGTCCTCCTCCTCGACAACGCCGCCATCGTAACCGTGCGCGACACAGGCGTCGGCATGTCCGAGGATGTGCGCCAACACGTCTTCGACCGCTTCTATCAGGCAGATCTCCGCGAGAGAAAATCCAAAGCAGGCAGTGGCCTCGGCCTCTCCATCGGCCGATGGATCGCAGACGCCCACGGCGCCGATCTCACCGTCGAGAGCACCCCGGGAAGAGGCTCTGCCTTTCAGATCCGCTTCCCCATCATGTCTGAAATTAACCCTGCAACCACCGTTCACGCATCGCGTTGAACCACCCAAACTACGAACTTAAAGTTTGCTGAAATTAGCCTTAAAGAAACCTTAATATCAACAAAAAAATGGAAATGCGGGCCATTTAGGCCTCATATTCACGCTGTAGTAACAGGCCAGAAGCCTTAAGTTCACAAACCGACCCTAAGCTCGGTTTCCATTATGCGACATAAATCTTCTGCAGGGATGCTCCTGCTCCTTCTGACGCCTTCGCTCATCGGCGCTCAGAAGCAGCAGTCCGATCCTATCCCACAGCAATCGAGCAAAGCTCCCCACGCCGCCTACTTCGCCACCCCATCCACGCTCGACGTAGCTCTGCTCCTTGCTCCGCCTCCAGCACCCGATTCCACCACAACTCAAACCGAGCTAGCCCTCATCCACCGCGTCGAACAGACCCGCACCGCCCAGCAGATCGCAGCCGCTCGCGCAGACGATCAGGAGCAGGACATCTTCATCTTCAAAGACTCCCTCGGCCAGGACTTCACCGCCGAAAAGCTGCCTCTCACCGCCGCTCTCTCCCGCCACATTCACAACGACGAAGGCGTCGTCACCAAACCGCTCAAGAACACCTTCGCCCGGCCCCGCCCCTTCCAATCCGACAGCACGCTCAAACCCGTCTGCGCCCTCAGCAAGGAGCCGAACTCCTACCCCAGCGGCCACACCATCTCCGGATACCTCATGGCCTTCACCCTCATGCAGATCGTCCCGGAGAAGCAGGCGCAGATCATGAAGCGCGCCGAGGACTACGCCCACAACCGCATCGTCTGCGGCGTTCACTACCCCAGCGACCTCGACGCCGGACGCGACATCGCCTATCTCATGTTCGGATACATGCTCGCCGACCCGCAGTTTCAGAAAGAGCTTGCAGCCGCACGCGAAGAGACGCGCTCCCGCCTCGGGCTTCCCACCGCCGTCTCGCCCTCTTGAACAAATTGCAACAGCAAAACGACAACTCAATTCTTGACCTGCACTGGAGGCAACACGTGAAACGCACCCAATTCCTCTCCTGGAAACGCTTGGCCGCAAAACTATCCTTGGTTCTTCTTCTAACCACGCTCTCCCCGCGTTCCTACGCGCAGCAATCTGCAACCATCACCGGCACAATTCTCGATCCCAAGGGAAACGTAGTCTCCGGCGCGTTCATCGCCGTCACCAGTGAAGCCTCTACGCAAGCTCACAAAGCCACCGCCGACGGCCAGGGTCACTTCTCCGTCAGCGGTCTGCCCGCCGGCAAATATAACGTCCAGGTCACGGCGCCAGGCTTTGCCTCCGCCGCACGAACCGGCCTGCAGCTTGCAGAGGGCCAGTCGCAGGATCTATCCCTCGCGCTCACCATCGGCAACGTCTCCGAGCAGGTCAACGTCGAAGCCAACGCCTCCAACTCGCTCGCCGCGCAACACGCCCCGCTCGACGCCCTCCTCAGCGCCACCTCCGCGCGCACCGAGATCTCCTCCACCTACATTCAGAACTACGCCTCGCCCATCGCCGACTTCGGCGAGCTCACCCAGATGGTCCCCGGCACCTTCACCCAGAGCCAGAACGGCGTCGGCCTAGGCCAGAGCACCACGACCTTCCGCGGCTTCCCCGATGGCAACTTCGACATCGACTTCGACGGCGTCCCCTTCTTCGACACCAACACTCCCAGCCACCACTCCTGGGCCTTCTTCCCCTCGCAGTGGATCGGCAGCATCGACTTCGACCGCAGCCCCGGCTCAGCCTCCACCATCGGACCCACGCCCTTCGGCGGCTCTATCCACCTTCTCTCGAAGGATCTCTTCACCAATCAAAACATCCATGGCGGCGTCTCCTACGGCTCCTTCAACACCTTCCTCTTCGACGGCGCATACAACTCCGGCAACTTCGGCGGTGACAGCAAAAAGTCAAATCTCTTCGTAGACGTGCACCACACCTCGTCCGACGGCTACCAGACCCTGAACCTCCAAAATCGAAACGCCGGCTCGCTTAAGTATCAATATCAGCTCTCGGCCAAGACCGTCCTCACCGGCTTCAGCGGTGTCGTCTGGGTCGATGCCAACACCCCCAACCTCGCCTCCACCCGTCAACAACTCATCACCCACGGCGACAACTACCTTTTGCAGAAGACCGACACCACCCAGGCCAACTACTATCTCTACAACTACTACCATGTGCCCACCGACTTCGAGTACGTCGGCGTAGACTCCGAGCTCGGCCGCGGCTGGCGCGTCGACGTCAAACCCTACACCTACAACTACGACAACTCCGAGTACTATTCCAAGCAGCCCAAGGGCGGTGCACCGATCAATCCCGTCAACTGTGCCCAGACCTCGACCGTGGCCAAGGGCATCAGCCCCTGCGCCGTCGACAAGTACAACAGCTACCGCAAGTACGGCGAAACCTCCGCCGTCAGCCAGACCTCAAAGTACGGCGTCTTCCGCACCGGCCTCTGGTACGAGTGGGCTAACACCAATCGTCATCAGACTCCCTCCAATCCCTTCACCAAAGTCGACGACGTTCTCCCCAACTTCAACGAAACCTACCAGACCAACGCCTTCCAGCCCTACGGCGAATACGAATTCCACGCCACCCGCAAGCTCACCGTCACCGCCGGTCTCAAGTTCGCGTACTACACCATGGGATTCAAGCAGTACGCAGACAATGGCGGCAAGATCGGCAGCATCGGCGGCAAACCCTTCATCTTCAACCATGCCAACTACACCTCCTGGCTCCCTTCAGTTGACGGCAACTATCGCATCCTGCCCAACTGGTCTGTCTACGGTCAATACGCCACCGGCAGTGTCATCCCTCCCACCAGCGTCTTCGACGTAGCCGGTGGACAGGTCGCCGTCCCACCCAAGCCGCAGACCAACACCACCTATCAGACCGGAACGGTACTCAAGCTGAAGCGTGTCACCTTCGACGCCGACTACTATCACATTCACTTCCAAAACGGCTTCTCCTCCACCGTCGATAACTCGGGCGATGCACAGACTGGTGAAACCATCTACTTTGCCTCGCCCGACTCCGTCACCCAGGGCGTCGAGTTCGAAGGCAACCTCTACCTCGGTCTCGGACTCAGCGCCTATCTCAACGCCACTCGAGGCACAGCCAAATACACAGGCAGCCTCACGGTCAACAGTCCTGCAGGCTCCGCCTTAAATCCGCTCGTCGTCCAGGCTCCCTCGGGTCTGTGGGTCGCCGGAACACCCTCTGACACCGAATCCGAAGGCGTCACCTATCAGAATCATCAATGGAATCTCAGCATCTTCAACAAGCGTGTCGGTTCGCAGTGGGAGGACAAGGGTGCCTACCACAACCAGCAGCGCGTCGACGCCTTCTCCGGCACCGATGCCTACATCAACTACACCATCCGCAACGAGTCACGCTTCAACCAGACTAAGTTTCGGCTGAGCTTCACCAATCTCTTCGACTCTCACAACCAGACCAGCGACACCCTGGGTGGAGCGCTCGTCACCAAGACCTTCACCTCCGGCGGCTTCAAGTACACCGATCCCTTCAACGCAACCACCACCACCTCCACCGCCTTCCCCTCGGGAGCGCCCACCGGCTTCGCCAACGGAGTCAACCTCGCCGACAACCCAACCCTTATGCCAGGAAGAAGCGTCATCCTCTCCGTGATCTTTGGCTACTCTCCAAAGCACTAAGGTTCCTTCCCAACTTCAACGAGAGCTTCCATCACGGCCGTGTCGGCGAGTCTCCAACCGGCACGGCCTCTTTTTCATCACCATTCAACTTTGCCCTTTCGCTCGCCATAAAATGGAAGCAGTTCAAAAGGACTTCCCATGCGTTCTCTCTCGGTAGTTCTCCTCGCGATCTCTGCTCTCAGCTCTGTCTCCTTCCAGCCGGCGCCGGTGCAGCAGCCCCAGGACCATCTCCAGGACCATCTCGCCAACAACACGGTCCTCATCATCCGTCACTCGGAGAAGCCCGAGACCGGCAACGGTCTATCCGCCCAGGGTGAAGAGCGCGCTCGCCTCTACATCAAATACTTCCAGCCCTTTCAGGATCAGCAGCCGCCCATCGAAGTCGATAGCCTCTACGCCGGAGCCGACTCCAAAAGCAGCATCCGCCCCAGGCTAACCCTCGAGCCGCTCAGCAAAGCTACCAACCTCCCCATCAACTCCTCCATCAGCTCAAAGGACTCCGCCGCCCTCGTCGCCGAACTCAGATCTCATCCGCACGGCCACTGCCCGCTCATCTCTTGGCGTCACGGCGACATGCCCGCCCTCCTCACCGCCTTCGGAGCATCGCCGGATAAACTCCTCCCCAATGGCCGCTGGCCCGATGACGTCTACGATTGGGTCGTAGTCCTGACCATGGGGCCCAGCGGTCAGCTCGTATCGCAAAAGCTCGTTCACGAGCAACTCATGCTAAAGCTCATCCGCTAACTTCATCCTGCCACCATCGAGAAGTTAGTAGTCGCTAACGCCAGTGTTGCAGAGAAATGAGTTACTGAAAGAGTCACAAAATTTTTGTTGAACACATCAAGGTCCCGTCTTGCCACGGCGCATCTATATACAACGTCGAAGCCTGAAACGGCCTCTCACACCGTGAACGAATCTCGCGGCTAAGCCGCAACATGGAGAACCGATGAAAAACACCACGCAGTGGATCTGTTGTGCGACGCTGGGCCTTGCGGCAACTCTTATTCCAGCCAAAGCCAAAGCCGCAACAGACGACGACAAGAAGTTCCTCGCGACCGCCGCGCAGTCCGACCAGAATGAGATCGCTCTCAGCCAGCTGGCGGACCAGAAGGGCACAAATCCCGCGGTAAAAGCATTCGCCGGCAAGATGGTCAAAGAACACACGAACATGACCGAAAGTATGAAACCCTTCGCCGATTCGTGGGGCCTTACACCTCCGAGCGGCCCCGATGCTGACCACCAGAAAGAACTCGATAAGCTCAATGGTCTCTCTGGGAATGACTTCGATAAGGAGTACATGAGCCAGATAGTGACCGATCACTCAAAAGCGCTAAGCGCCTTTACCTCCGAAGCAAAAGACACCAAAGACGTGAAATTTCGCGCCGCGGTCATCAAAGGAAAGACAGCCGTAGCCGCCCACAAGAACATGGCTTACGACCTGAAAAAGAAGCTGTAGGGAAGTTGTAGAGTGATTCAGCTCAAACAAGGAATGCCCATCCCTGCCACCGAGGCGCAGGGGTGGGCATTTGCCGTATAGATCGCCTGCCTTTCAGGCATCCACAAAGCGTGTGAAAGTTTTCATTTCATTTTTGAAATGATCTGTAGAGCACTTGGGCTAGGCCAGATAGCCCGACACCGTTACAAACAGCGTACCCGTTGAGCTACCCGGCGGACTGGTCGCCGTTACAGAGATCGTTGTCCCCGGATCGGCGTACAGGCGGACCGCCTGCAGAGCGACATAAAAGTCATAGCCATTGGAACTCTGGGCGTACGCAAAGGTCAGCGGAACAAACAAAGTGACACTCACGCCCCCGCAGATGTAGTTCACGAAGGCCTCAAGTTTGCTCCCCGGTGGAGTCACATCCAATTGGAGACTCAGCGTCTCGACGACCAGGTGCCCCCCGGCTGGCACTGCGACCGAGGGTGACCCGGTGGCTCCAAAAGGACTGGCCGGCAGCCCCGGCGCGGAAGTAACGGCATTGACCACATCGACCTTCTCCATGAACGCCTCCAAAGACACAAACTGTGTTCTGGGCCCGGTCGCACTACCATACCAAAACTCACCGAAACCTCCCCCGAAGTGGGAAGCCCCAAATAAATCTCAAATCCGTGTCACAATTTTAGCGCCCGAAATAGTGACTGCTAAAACACCACATCCACCACGCAAAACACCACAGCTTCACCACCAAAACACCACGTCAAAACACCCGATTTCTCCAAAACCCCTAGGAAAATCGCAAAATATCCTCGCGCAGAAAAAACTGGATTCTACCGCCCAGTTAAACCACAAACACGCTCCCCGCGCCTCAGCGAGTAGGCCTTCATGCCGATTCGTCCCCGGCGTCCTTGAAGCTGCCATACTCCAGCACAAGCCGATAACCCCGATTGCGCAGATTCTCAATTGTGGGCGGATTTGACCCCTCTCCAAGCTTCCGTCTCAAATTCGAAACATGCGCCTCAATCACATTGGAGTGATGCACCCAGTTGAAGTCGTACATATGCTCCAACAGCTCTCGCTTGGAGACGATTGCGCGCGGCCGATGCATCAGGTACTCGAGAATCCGATACTCCATGGGAGAGAGCACAATCGGGTTGCCCGCACGAAAGACGCTCTGGTCCCCGGTGTGCAGCTCCAGATCGCCCAGCCGCAGCGCAGGACTCGCCATCCCTTTGCCCCGGCGAATCAGCGCCTTTGCCCGCGCAATCACCTCTCCCAGGTCGAAGGGTTTGCTCAAATAATCATCCGCTCCGCTGTTCAGCAGTTGAATAATTGAAGACCGTTCGCTGCGCGCCGTCAGAATCAGTACTGCAGTGCTATCGCCTCGTTCGCGAAGCCGGCGAAGCACCGTCATGCCATCCAGCCCCGGCAGCATTAGATCGAGAATGATCAGGTCGTAACAGGCATTCTCAGCCAGATCCAGCCCCGTCTGCCCATCCTCCGCATGGTCCACCGCGAAGCCCGGCCCATCGCGCAGAGCATGCGCCACGTTTTCAGCCAGGCGAATCTCGTCTTCAACCAGTAGGACACGCATGAATAGATCTCAACACATAAAGCTTAAGACAGCCTGAAGCTGTCCCTCGGCAAGTGATTTTTCGACAGCGTACAGGCCGATCAACCGGCTTTGGCGCGGAAGCTTCTTCCACGTCTCTCCGGTCCTAGAGCAAAGATAAACAGCAGCATCACAATCACTAAAACTTCAAAGATCGTAAGTGCTAGAGGATACCCCAGGTGATCGCGCAGGAGAAACTCGATCGACACCGCCGGCGACGCGATCAACACCCCAAGCTGATACACAAAGCCAGGGAACAGGCTGCGCACCGAATCCGGAGAGAGTTCGTTCAGGTGTGCCGGAATCACCCCAAAGGCTCCCTGCACTCCGGTCTGCATCAGATACGATCCAACCACCAGCACCAGGACCGTCCCGCCAAACGCCCAAGCCGGAATCGCCGCAAGGCTGACAACCAGCGCGATCATAATTGCACGCCGCCTGCCTACGCGTTCCGAGAGATACCCAAAGAAGACCGCTCCCGTGATAGCTCCGATGTTGTAGATAATCGGAATCCCATAGAGCGGCTTCATGCCCAGCACCAGCGAGCTCCCGATGGAAGGAATGCTCTTCAGAAAGTCGGGATAGAGATCCTGCGTTCCATGCGACAGGCACGACATCACAACCATCACCAGCAGGAGATACGAGAAACTCCCCATGTGCTGAAAGAGTGTCTTGAAGATCGTTGTGACCGAGCCCATGCGGTGCAGCTTCCACGCCTCAGACTCCGGCGACAGCAGTGTCAGCACAACGATCACCGCCGCCATCAACGTCCCCACCAGAAACATCGCGTGCCAGCCCAGGTGCGGCATTATCGTCAACATCCCCACTGCCGCCAGAAGATATCCGAACGGATAGCCTCCCTGCATCATGCCGGAGAGAAGACCCCGCAGCTTTCTCGGCGCATTCTCCATCGCGAACGAAGCCCCGATGCCCCAGTAACCGCCCATGCCAATCCCATACAGAGCTCGC
The nucleotide sequence above comes from Tunturibacter empetritectus. Encoded proteins:
- a CDS encoding carbohydrate kinase family protein, translated to MKAVNKVEMIVDGSISQARFDVTIAGEINLDLILYGLAKEMPVERELLASDFRLTLGSSSAIVAHNLASLGVKVGFVTRVGPDDLGKLALARLAESGVDLSQVQSGSSGTGVTVLLPHGKERHILTYLGTIAEMTVEDLPMEYLLSSRHFHLSSLYLQRGLQPGLADLLRKLKSAGLTISLDTNDDPEDKWAGVLDEILDLVDIFLPSQDELIRIAGVSTVEEALEIVGRRVRVVVVKCGSKGALAQDGVIRQHIPGLTVTPVDTIGAGDSFNAGFLSAYLRGASVNEAAHMGNVTGALSTLAPGGTEAFRDKNLRERFLSQNSGGNF
- a CDS encoding amidohydrolase family protein yields the protein MVKGSEGTSDKFVSMVSATAEVDLRLSDFHPRSTLNSKVHRVERARFPVIDYHNHLDSMNPHDVLSIMDQCGVEHVVNITMQVGQRALDMMDRYHAAAPTRFSTIGWMDWSGVERNDFTQVTLDRLHRMIDHGACGIKFWKDLGLTLRDSDGILLRIDDERFSPIFDACGKLGLPVMFHTSDPTAFFEPIDAENERYEELAAHPDWGFHQLPVTKRDLLEQRNRVIARHPSTTFVGAHCAESGEDLEYLAEQLDALPNLQIDISARTPELGRQPYSARAFFLKYADRILFGTDLLPEPEMYRLYFRFLETADEYFEYPSHASRQGRWNIYGLFLPEEVLLKVYRENALRLLPRLQ
- a CDS encoding MFS transporter, producing MNPASSVKTSPIFYNRFLLCIAGLGGLLYGIDIGIISAALLYLGKTVDLTVRQTSAIVAAVLGGSMLSSLIAGFFAEWFGRKKMVILSGLLFVSSVSLIVLSHGFVSLLLGRLLQGFSGGVIAVVVPLYLAECLSANTRGRGSAVFQFMLTFGILAAAFIGWFYIHQAEAAIHVAANDPALVRAAEDHAWRGMFLSVIYPGVIFFAGAFFLSETPRWLFRQGRIEEANIALRRASSEAESQREMREMEELALENTQAATHTGSLLQRKYVVPFVLACVILACNQATGINSVLSYLIVILKQAGMSANHAAQGDLAVKLLNCVMTIVAIALIDRKGRKFLLTLGTGGIVLALLAIAFFFYGFESHRQDITAEVQREVRENSLKLPSSDIKTWSPQESGATALTVLYSYGTGDRMATLVSTYAETLSLVPDPRFPTQQLNIKRAFLSHVPAERTGWFITFGLALFIACFSIGPGVVVWLTLSELMPTRIRSAGMGIALLLNQGVSTLIAGVFLPLVSTYGYYLMFLVWAGCTVVYFITAAFFLPETKGKTLEEIERQFDPVHSLLPCSTSDN
- a CDS encoding response regulator transcription factor: MNVLVIEDDKRIAALVERALTEDGHRVTLTHDGQEGADRLIAGNFDAALLDILLPGIDGFQVLHRVRMKHCKTPVLVLTAVDAVPKILHAFDLGADDYLVKPFILEILLARVTAIARRVARPEPVIVSVGDVTLNPSRRLATRHGKDIPLTRKQFELLNLLMERRGLITSREQLIEAGWGRASEVKENTLDVYIHGLRAKLESPLDHGEPLIRTVHGTGYMFEAT
- a CDS encoding ATP-binding protein, giving the protein MHALSVRAKLMFLYFLVTFTGLLLFGLMSFGVLQYTLLQAKKTHLQGREDRLLSLLSENNARKDPVSLEEELRNYALVTHEGNLFAIHNLDGTPLFPSKSIAPDWPLPKGEDCAHPVFRSAILDPQPAMMMCHIILLDGHPVRLHIGGSLEEEVDILKKYRNALLLLMPGLLILSSLCGYLLSGHALKPVDRMTRAALGIGIGNLSERLPVPKAKDEIQQLAIAWNQLLARLDAAVSRLSQFSADASHDLRTSITVILATAQLSLHRRRSEDEYREDLDKIVTECRTASTLLDALLALAQSDNFIHEVAFKEIDLCELLVSGCRRVEDLAESSDIMLDWYLPPEPAFIQGDELLLQRLLGILLDNAIRYTPAHGQIRAEVLLLDNAAIVTVRDTGVGMSEDVRQHVFDRFYQADLRERKSKAGSGLGLSIGRWIADAHGADLTVESTPGRGSAFQIRFPIMSEINPATTVHASR